In Euphorbia lathyris chromosome 2, ddEupLath1.1, whole genome shotgun sequence, the sequence ATAACTTCTCCCAAGATAACAAATTTAAAAAAGGAGTTTTAACATCTTGTGTAGCTCATCGGCTGTAGAGATAGGAAGTAGAAAGACACTCATAAAGTAAATAGGAATTCCTGTGGAACGAATCAAGGTAGCCCGACTCGTTTTAGAGATATGTTTGTCTTTCCACTTTTGTAGTTTTTGCCACAACCGATCCTTGAAATGAGCAAATATCGACTTCTTTTCCTCCCCACCATAGAAGGAAGCCCTAAGATTTCCTTATGTCAATCGAATTCGTGATCCCCAAAACAGAAGATGTTGCAACTAAAAGGTCCTGAGCCACATTGCTAATGTACATAAAACCTGACTCGTCGAAGTTAATAGTTTGCCTTGAAGCTCGTTTGTAACTAAAAAGTATCATTTTTAAAGCTATGCACTCAATAATATTGGCCTGGAAGAACAAGAATGCATCATCTGCAAAGAGGAGGTGCGTAATCTGAGGAGCACCTTGGCCAACCCTACAACCATGTATAACACCACTATGCTCCGCATCAAAGAGAAGGGCTGAGAGGCCCTCTACATAAAGTAAGAACAAAAAAAGAGATAATGGGTCCTTTTAACGTAGACCCCTCCGGGGTAAAAATCGGGCCAACCAACTGATTGTTAATCTTGACCATGTGCTATAAAAGATATGATGATGACTATGGGTTTTATGAACAGGTGGTATTCCATTATTCAACATTGTCTTAATTCAATTACTTTATCTTTCCTCATAAATGGTGTGCCTAAAGGCTTGTTAAAACGACCATGGGTCTTCGCCAAGGAGCTCCACTATCACCctatttatttatcatttgtATGGAAGGGCTTTCAACATTGATAGGAAAGATGAATTGAGTAGAGTTTTATAGGGCATCATGGCTACCAAGACTAGCTCCCTAGTTTCTCACCTTTTTGTGTGCAGATGACTCTCTGATCTTATTTCGGGCTATAAGTAtagaaggtttttttttttttggtaggataaagtttaggtaagggtaggtctacccactcccaaggtcagggcaaaccacggacctcgatgagggtttacagtggaatttacagattacctaccaatgagggctaaattttgacgGAGTGGGGAATATAATATGAGGATATAAAGTGACATAAAGGAAGAAAGTTAACTTTGATAAGACTAAGCTCATTTCGGCAGGGAGTGGACCCTGGGGAAAAAGAACGAGTAATTTCAACTTTAAAAGTTTGGGAGGTTGATAGGTTCACAAAAGATTGGGGACGCCTATCTATGATTGGAAGATCGAAGAAAGAAATCTTTGGTTTCCTTAAAGAAAGGCTTCACAAGAACGTAGGGTGGTGGCAAGAGAAACATCTCTTTAGAGGAGGAAAATATGTCCCAATCAAACTGTTAAATGCCAAGATGAGTTACTGTCCTAGTCATGTGTGCCATAAGATTTTATCGAATCGAAAAGTGATCCTCGAGGGAAGTTGTTGGAGGATTCAAATAGTCCATAATGTTGATATCTTTAAGCATAATGGGTGGAAGGTGTCCCATGCAACATACCACTAGCCTCTTTCCACGACTTGCCTTCAAAAAAGTCTGCTGCCTAATTGAATGCGATGAGATAAGCTGGAAAAGTACTTAATTTCCCAAAAGATGTGGTAGATGCAATTTCTCGACTTCCTCTAAGAAATAAACGGGAAAAGGATAAGCTGTACTAGAGAAACACAAAACTGAAACTGTACACTATATATAAAAAGGAACATTAGATCACACTTTGCGACATATCGATATAGACTGATCAAGCATCTTCATAAGCAAATCTATTTAATTTCCGGAGACATCTATAGAATCTCACACTGGCAtctaaaattttgcatttgataTGGTGTGTTTGTAAGGATACCTTACAATGCAATTCACTACTTCAAAAGAAAGGAGTATTAATGGAGGAGGTTTGCTAGTTTTGCAGAAGGCTTAGAGAAACACTCATTCATCTATTCAAATTCTACATATTATCTCATTCTTACTACTAACTTACAAAGGAACTAATTAAACTAAAAGGTTAAGCttatagttaaggtccaataatatcttttattattatctctgatACACCCTTTTACGGAAATGCCATCTAGACTTGAAGCATGCATAACATAGGTTCATCTAACCATGTGTTgaattaaatcaacaaatgagATTACCAAGATTCGTACCCTATACCACTTAGTCTAAGGATCTCTAATACCATGTCAacgaaccaattgaactaaaagttttaCTAGAAATCTACAACACTGCAAATGAATGTTTATAAAATAGACGACTTGAACTGTCTGAACTAGAGATGGAAGGTTAGCACCGAAACATTAATGACATAATTTAATATAAGGGGGAAGCCCGTTAGAAACGTCTCTATCAGTACTTCACACCAAAATTTAAGCAATTCTCTCTAATTTGCAATATGCATGAGATGCAATATTTAACTCTATTATTATCGCCATAGACTCAGCGGAAGTTGCTAAGctaattgaaaataattttaacgACCCAAATCTACATGGGAATTCTTATAAGCAACATTTTTTATTTAAGCAAATGTTTCTCTTTCTATACAATTGTTTATGAATcgtagataaataaatattctTTGCATGGACAGTGACCTTATTTCATCGCAAGACTTTCAAAatgtttctttcttttatttcctCTTGTATTACAAAATGTtagttcaattttattttaagacaAGTTCGggttttaataataaaagttgAAATATTActccaaaaaaaatgaaatatatatcTTCAAAAGGTGCCCGCTATCCTCACTTcctttaaaaacaaagtaaatttaCTTTGATTCGTTAACGAATAGTATTGCGACATGtgtcaaattaatttaaaataaattaaattatattaaaagttgaCCTCCTATTACAGGTTACCACTAAATATGGAAAATTAAAGTTACACATGGTAGAatataattctatccaccaaatcactttacgaaaattaacactactttacggaaaatctaaaaaacctttacaaattttcgtaacatttctataattttccgtaaattaattattttttgttaaattattaataaaaaaataattttaattatatccaccaaaccactttacgaaaattaacactactttacggaaaatctaaaaaatctttacaaattttcgtaacatttctataattttccgtaaattaattattttttgttaaattattaataaaaaaataattttaattatatccatcaaatcactttacgaaaattaacactactttacggaaaatctaaaaaacctttacaaatttccgtaacatttttataattttccgtaaattaattattttttgttaaattattaataaaaaataattttaattatatccaccaaaccactttacgaaaattaacactactttacggaaaatctataaaacctttacaaatttccgtaacatttgtataattctacggaaattaattatttttggtaaaatattaataaaaaataattttaattctatccaccaaaccactttacgaaaattgatactactttacggaaaatctataaaacctttacaaatttccataacatttgtataattctacggaaattaattatttttgataaattattaataaaaaataattttaattctattcaccaaacaactttacgtaaattgacactactttacggaaaatctataaaacatttacaaatttccgtaacatttctataattttatgtaaattaattattttttgttaaattattaataaaaaataattttaattctatccaccaaaccactttacgaaaattgacactactttacagaaaatctataaaacctttaaaaatttccgtaacatttctataattttacgtaaattaattatttgttgttaaattattaataaaaaaataattttaattctatccaccaaaccactttacgaaaattaacactactttacggaaaatctataaaacttttacaaatttccgtaacatttgtataattttacataaattaattattttttgttaaattattaaaaaaaaattaattatatccactaaaccactttacgtaaattgacactactttaccgaaaatctataaaacctttacaaatttccgtaatatttgtataattttacgtaaaataattatttttggtaaattattaataaaaaataattttaattctatccaccaaaccatttacgtaaattgacactactttactgAAAAtgtataaaacctttacaaattttcgtaacatttctataattttacgtaaattaattattttttggtaaattattaataaaaaataattttaattctatccaccaaacaactttacgtaaattgacactactttacgaaaaatctataaaacatttacaaattttcgtaacatttttataattttacgtaaCTGACCCCCGAATTTAGATTTGTGATAATTTATCCCCCACCTTGCTTAttttaaagggttaaggtgcaaaaatacccctaactttttagattaggagcaattttacccctaacgtctaaaatggtacaattttacccataacgttagaagccaggagcaattttacccctaatgttaataaattggattataaaacacatatatttttgtttcttattctgcaccaattgtataaCAATTCGTttttaaaaaagagatttcatattttttataatttaataatagaattggagattaatatttataaattcggtgatttttttgatttttttgtctAGTTCgcacaaaaagacagtatatttttttatttttttttcacatcccaacatatgctTGCGAtctgttattgataaaatgatgcacatgtgaaatgtaaatgacaaaattcatgaccgagaagacagtttgatcaattatttttcaaattgaaccaatttatcaacgttagaggtaaaattgctcttggcttccaacgttaagggtaaaatcgcaccattttagacgttaggggtaaaattgatcatggcccaaaacgttaggggtatttttgcaccttaatcctattttaaacaaataactCATCAAATTGCTCAAGTGGAATAAATAACTCCTCAAGttgcttatttagaacaaataactcctaaaccctaaaaaacattcaacataatattacatcagaaataaaagatttcaaaatatcggttgctacatctaactaatctacTGATACATTAACTAAAgcgcaaaaaaaaaactcccgaaaaattaatttacgtaaaattgttcaaatgttatggaaatttgtaaagattttatggattttacgtCAAGTATTGCAATTACTTAAAATAGTTTaatggatagaattaaaattatttttattaatattttacggAAAAATAATTgctttacgtaaaattgtactaatgttacagaaatttgtaaaggttttatagattttccgtaaagtagtgtcaattttcgtaaagtggtttggtggatagaattaaaattatttttgattaataatttaacaaaaaataattaatttccgtaaaattatagaaatgttacggaaatttgtaaaggttttatagattttccgtaaagtagtgtcaatttacgtaaatggtttggtggatagaattaaaattattttttattaataatttaccaaaaataattattttacgtaaaattatacaaatattacgaaaatttgtaaaggttttatagattttcggtaaagtagtgtcaattttcgtaaagtggtttggtggatagaattaaaattattttttttattaataatttaacaaaaaaataattaatttacgtaaaattgtagaaatgttacgaaaatttgtaaaggttttatagattttccgtaaagtagtgtcaattttcgtaaagtggtttggtggatagaattaaaattatttttttattaataatttaacaaaaaataattaatttacgtaaaattgtagaaatgttacggaaatttgtaagggttttatagattttccgtaaagtaatgtcaattttcgtaaagtggtttagtggatagaattaaaattattttttattaataatttaacaaaaaataattaatttacttaaaattataaaaatgttacggaaatttgtaaatgttttatagattttccgtaaagtagtgtcaatttacgtaaagttgtttggtggatagaattaaaattattttttattaataatttaccaaaaataattaatttccgtagaattatacaaatgttacggaaatttgtaaaggttttatagattttccgtaaagtagtgttaattttcgtaaagtggtttggtggatataattaaaattattttttttaataatttaacaaaaaataattaatttacgtaaaattatacaaatgttacgaaaatttgtaaaggttttatagatttttcgtaaagtagtgttaattttcgtaaagtggtttggtggatagaattaaaattattttttattaataatttaacaaaaaataattaatttacggaaaattatagaaatgttacggaaatttgtaaaggttttttagattttccgtaaagtaatgttaattttcgtaaagtggtttggtggatataattaaaattattttttattaataatttaacaaaaaataattaatttacggaaagtggttttatagattttccgtaaagtagtgttaattttcgtaaagtggtttggtggatataattaaaattattttttttaataatttaacaaaaaataattaatttacgtaaaattatacaaatgttacgaaaatttgtaaaggttttatagatttttcgtaaagtagtgttaattttcgtaaagtggtttggtggatagaattaaaattattttttattaataatttaacaaaaaataattaatttacggaaaattatagaaatgttacggaaatttgtaaaggttttttagattttccgtaaagtaatgttaattttcgtaaagtggtttggtggatataattaaaattattttttattaataatttaacaaaaaataattaatttacggaaaattatagaattgttacagaaatttgtaaaggttttttagattttccgtaaagtagtgtcaatttccgtaaagtagttTGATGGATAGAATTATATTCTACTTTGTGTAACTTTAATCTTTCCTATTTAGTGGTTATCTGTAATAGGAGGtcaacttttaatataatttaatttattttaaattaatttgacaCATGTCGCAATACTATTCGTTATTGAAACAAAGtaaatttactttatttttaaaggaagatacgcaactggaggattgccgatgtggttgactcggaaggggactggatctggtcaaagtttgatactttctttagccttgagactctccttagaatgcggggagtgaaggtgagtaatcaagaggaagacttggatggGCACTGTTGGGCgttgactaacaatggagtttattcttgcaaatcggcctttgaagctttctctctctttagatctgatcctccctcggatgtgtggaagtcgatttggacccttaaagttcctttccgtattaggagtttcctgtggctgggcgttaaggacaggcttcttactaattcggataggcacagaaggcacttggctgattctggagcttgcagtagatgcagaggccatattgagactttgtgccatgctcttagagattgctctaatagtaaagaggtttggaggaaaattctcccacaccatattttctcttccttcatggcacattctgaggtcgactggttctctgatggtgttagaggaaagttgcttccatacatggagcatggtgacattttctttgctattatctgtcaccaagtttggaaatggagaaacgaggagatttttggagataaaactgtttttatgacaaacttagctgatttcttctcgaaaaaacttttctctattatcgatagtttcaaaggagagtcccttgccagagcctctcagtgttgtgatgtccatctcgtgggatggagcaggtcaagagagggggttgtgaagctgaatactgatggttcctgcctcagtaacggtaagattgcggctggaggtgtgcttagagatgtagggggcgtctggctttctgggttctcccagaatttagggttgggttcttccttttctgcggagctctgggctattcttactggaatcaatcttgctaaaaggttgggtgttaagaggctctctgtggagtctgataatttggaagcaatcaaaatgatttctgagaatcattctatgggtcttaacagtcgcaacctcatcaaagctattataaggctttgctcctcctttgagttcgtagagttcagacacatttttagagagcagaatcgtgttgctgatcgcttggcggcggcgggccatgaagggacgttaggcgttactacccttcctgtttcccctagtttcatctctcatcttctcttagaagataggattggggttaccttccctaggctaattcctgggtagtttgttgtttttcgtttttctttttcttttctaccaaaaaaaaaaaaaaaggaagtgaGGATAGCGGACACCAtcttcaaaaataaataaaataaaatattgaaaaatatatattattaaaatgtgTTGGAATTTCTCAATTTCTACACGCAGTTATCTTTAAAAAATAGGGTACCGCTTATTTGAAATCACTTGTCTTTTGATAGGAAAAGTATAcaaaagaataataaaaaaagaaatgttagtATTTGCATGAATTTCAGCAATATGTCAGATCCATttgtaataaatattaatatcagCATCAGCATCACCAAATTCTAATCATTCACTTTCACTTGTCAATTCTaatttcatcttcttctcaCAAACTTACAATTCTTtacctttctttttttctttttctttttttgttgttCTAggcaataattataatattaattaacGAAATAGAAATGGGCATGAATAAATGCTCCATGAACATGCACATGTTATTGTTCCCTCGGCCTCTCCAAATAGACATTTCCACACTAACCCTTACCctatcatttatatttttatataataattgaaTAAAAGAATATTAATTAAGTAGATGAAACAAGTAAGATTATTATAAGTCAAATAGAACACTAAACAAACAAGCAGACACCATCAATTTTAAAAGAGTAAACAAACATTGTTCCTGTTCAcaattaacaataattaattaagtatCTCAcaaagtgtatatatataatacagaAAACAAAACAACTATAACAACCTTGCTCATTATGGTTCACACTATAATAGATCAAAGCAAGCTGTGGTTGACCTTTTCTCAGCTTTTGTTCTTGCGTTTTTCCATGGCTCTTGGtgctgtttttttttcaatcatTCAGAtgacaaagattaaaaaaaaaaaagtcaattaaCTAACTGCAATTCAGAGTGTGGTTTCCACAATCTCCAAAACTTAATAAAATACTCCAAatttgttaaaataaaaaagcatTTCTTTAGATATGGCAAACTAAATTTTAGTAATGACTTTAACTAATTGCTAAATTCACTTTGATTTAAATTTTAACTTGTTACACTTACCAAGTCCAGTCGCCTCGGTTCCTTTCATGATACGCAGTCGTTTGCATGATTGAACAAACATCCTgtacaaataaaacaaatcatAATAATTGTAAATGAATCTAATTTTGTGTATTCATTTGTTTGGTAATTAAGAGAATTAGTTAGTACTCCCTCCATTGTTACATGATATTTTATACTATCTACATATTTTTGGCAATTTCTTTTCTCAAATTTCCATTTGTTTACACTAAAATTTATACAAGTCCTAGACTACCAATACAAACAAACTCctttagttatatatatatatataactaatttttttattattattatacccTAAAAGCCTCTAGCAGTAACCCTTTTATCCATGTAGCTTTAAGGAGTAGTATATATACAGTATgagaaaaatagagttttatgagagatttattaatttaatgatAAGAAAAGAAGCCCTAATTTAAGATCTAAAGTtgtatagaaaaaagaaaaagaaaacatactCCCAAGGCACATCACCAACGAGCATCCAGTCACCATCCTTATCTTCATAAGTAGGAACATAGTCAGTTCCATTCAGAATATCTATGAGCTTGCTCTCATTCAGAAAATCTTTCATTCCTTGGGATCCACAATTTCCTTCATCAATTAAATTTTCATTATCTCACTAACCATCTAATTAtgattatattaataataataatagaagaagaattgatatatatatatatatattaccaaTGGTGAAAGAAGAGAACATGTTGGTGAGAGCATCAGAGAGTTGTTGGTAACTGTTGTACATAGTCAAATCCACTTTTCGAAGGTAAGGTGCACCATCCATGCTTACCTTTACAAAGCTCGCCTTCTCACTTTCCTCACCACCGTTGTTGCTCTTTTGAACAGCTAACATTACATTCTTTCTATACGATCTAACCGGAGGCCATCCGACTACTTGTGCCCTATACAtcacattttttcacatttataTTTTATCTATCACCTTAAAATCATTCTTTACTTAGACATATAATATCATATCTCACTTTCCCTTAAAATTCATAATTTTCTTCCTTGGATCTTCTTCAGATTAAACCAAACAGTATTCTAATTTGTGGAACATATTAAAAACTTATATACAAGATCTACATAGTTAATCTAGTAGTAAGTTAAGAAAAAAGTAATAAAGAAGATGATGAgatttattgaattttttattttaaaaaataaaaacttggTGAAACAATATCTTTCTCTTGGAAATTGGTATAAATCAAAACTCTTTCTGAGTAAGGTTAGCAAAAAACCCAAAAAAGATAGTAGTGGAAAACACATATGTTACGTAATCATATATATGTAAAAAGAAATCACAGAAAAAGCATGCAACTTACTTAGTTGGAGGAGGCTTAGCTGGATCAACAGCAGAGAAAAGATTCTTCTCTTTCTGGTTCTCAGATTCCTGAATGTTGAGCTTCAAATCCACAGTTTCAGAGAATCCTCTTTTCCTAATTCCTTCAGTATTACCTGGTAGCCCTAGCGTCAGCTCAGTCTCCATAAATCGGATattattttccttttctactTCCATTGATgaattcttctttctctctctctctaaaacagtTGGTTTCTCTCTCTAGTATGAGGATAGAAGAAGAGATATGGTAATAATATATAGAATATAAACAGCAACTAATCAAGGATTTgttttggggaagagtttgtGAAGTTGGGCTCTATGGCTATTAATATATGGAGgggacttctttttctttttaaataatgTAAGTTTTATTAATTGGTTAAATGGGAACTTGACACGTGGAACTTTGTCTGAACTGGAAGCTGATGAAATGGTGATGCTTAGGGTTCCCCATGATTCTTGGCTGCTCTCCCATTTCTCACTGCGCCCTTGTCCCTACATTAcctttcatttttcatttttatatgaaAAGGGTTAGAAATTTGGAACTTAATACCTTTTCTTTAATCACTTCAATCATTAATActcttttttcctttaataTAAACCATTCAAGATTTTGCATTAAAGTTAGTAAAGATTCTGTCATAATAATATGATTATAAAGTATTAATATAGGTTCCTTTGAGTGGTTAAAAACCTCAAGTCGTTTAAGCTAGATCTCGAGTTTGAATCAGCGTATGCAGAAAGTTTTAATTGGTAGAGTATCCACCTAAAGGTTGCCTGACAAGTCTCGTGGGTGCCCAAACCCCCCTAGACCTTCTAGATCGGTCATGTTGATATATAATTAGTACCATAAACCAACTTCTTAAAAGTGGTAGAAGGTAATGCCTTTGTGAACAAATGATACGTCATCTACATTGCCACTTGATAGATCGATTTCACCATTTTCTAAAGACCGAGAATAAAGAAGAATTTTAGTGAAATATGTTTTATTATGTCTCCTATAATATAGTCTTCCTTCAATTGAGCAATGCAACCTGCATTATCTTCATATACAGTGCTATCGAGGTTTTCTTATCTCATGATCTACCACATGATTGGTTAATGATCTTAGACAAACACATTCTCATAATTATTAACTCTGCATGATTTGAAGAAATAATAGTAATAGTTTGCTTAGCAAAGCTCTAAGATATAACccattttttctatatatgaaCAAATAACCAGTTTGTAATCGAGATTTATATGGATTAGATAAGTAACTCGTATCCACATAGCCAActaatttagatttagattcatatgcataaaataaatttaaatcagtGGTTCTCTAAAGATAgtggaatatatgcttaattTCATTTCAATGTCTCTATTTATTGGGTTATATTGATGTCTCCGATTAAACAAATGTTTTGGTTTCTGTGTGTAATTAATGTTACTCGAGAGGAGGGTTACAACAACCGACTAATAAATTCCACTGTTAATAGAACACCTCCAAATCGACTAATAAACTCACGTAGACTCAACGAGAAATTCTATTATCCTTCTGCCGCGACTAATCAAAAGAGGCCATTTATAAATGTTTGTTCTTAACATCAATCATATACCATGAATTTACATTCATCACTCTTTTTAGTTGATAATTTCTCCAGATTCAAGTTAATTTTAGAGATGTGATCAACCCCATCAACACTAGCGAGGATGATATGGCTAATCTTGCagcagtgccattttatccatTTCAAGCATGAACATACATTCCCAGACTCATTGACTTTAAAGTCTTTATTGGTCGAAGAGAAGACATTGATTTGAGATTCAACGTACGGTTTGATGGAAATAGTTTCTTCGCCGACCTTAAACGACTTCACATCTTTAGAACGACGAACAAAACAGCCAAAACCCTAACTCCACCTACACCAAGCATAATAATTCTATGGATGAGGTAGGTGATTCACCAACTGTCTTCTAATTTTAACTTGATTAATCAATTTTCATTCGTCATTTAAATGTATTTGCTTATTTCTTTAATAATGAATGGAATAGAcactaaataaacaaaaatactTTGACAGCTGCTATCATAAATTTTGACAGGAATATGGAACTGGAAGAAGGTATTATTCTTGCAAGGAAGATTGAATTTATCAATAGGCATACAACTGGATTAGCTATAGAAAAACGAAATGGTCCCTGATTGGGACACCAAATAAGAAACATTCCTAAGAGAATAGCTTATCAAACTTCAACTCAccaaatttatttcaattgatTGGAAGGTGGTCCTCTTGCTTAATTAACTTCCAATTCATTTTCTGTGTGGCACATAACATTTCTTAGCTAATTATGACCTTTTCAAAGATCTCATCTATATTTTCTTTTGCCACACAAAGATTTTCTTAATCAATTCTCTTTTATCAATATGATTGCTTTTGattatatatgtaaatattGAGATTCAGTCTTAATAGATCCGAATCTTCCTTTTTACGTGAGCCCGATGTTCAATTCGGGCTTCctgaagctttctctcttatTGTGTCGAAACAAGAAACAATCTCCTAATTAGGCGTCTTCACAGTGCAAGAGATGACACTACCCGATAAGGAATACCGGTTTTTTCGACATCATTTCTTTATcggaaaaaaaagtaagttttttttttctatttaggcTAGGAGCCT encodes:
- the LOC136218195 gene encoding auxin-induced protein AUX28-like; the encoded protein is MEVEKENNIRFMETELTLGLPGNTEGIRKRGFSETVDLKLNIQESENQKEKNLFSAVDPAKPPPTKAQVVGWPPVRSYRKNVMLAVQKSNNGGEESEKASFVKVSMDGAPYLRKVDLTMYNSYQQLSDALTNMFSSFTIGNCGSQGMKDFLNESKLIDILNGTDYVPTYEDKDGDWMLVGDVPWEMFVQSCKRLRIMKGTEATGLAPRAMEKRKNKS